Sequence from the Halomarina litorea genome:
TCGCTGTGGACCCGGTTGACGATGCGCAGTTCGTGGGCTCGCTCGGCGGAGATGTGGTCGCCGGTCATCGCCACCTCCATCGCCGCGGAGGGGTTGGCGAGGCGGCTGATGAACTGGACGCCGCCGGCGCCGGGGATGATGCCGAGGTTCACCTCCGGGAGGCCCAGTCGGGCGTCCTCGTGGGCGAACCGGAAGTCACAGGACATTGCCGTCTCGAGGCCGCCGCCGAGGCAGTAGCCCCGTATCTTCGCGATGACCGGGACGGGGAACTGCCGAATGAAGTCGTAGTGCTGGCGTTCAGAGGTCTCGCCGGGCGCGGCGTCGCTGAACTCGGTGATGTCCGCCCCCGCACAGAAGTTCCCGTCCGCCCCTTCCACGATGACGGCGCGGAGCGCGATTCCCTCGTCGTCCTCGCCCTGCGATTCCAGCCACTGCAGGCCGCTGACGACGTCCCGTCGCAACTGGTCGCTGAGCGCGTTCAGCGCGTCCGGGCGGTTCAGCGTCAGGTGGCCCACGTGCGTCTCGGCGTCGAACTCCGCGGTGACCGTCTCGAACTCTTCCATGGCTGATGATGTCACATCCGGTCCATAGTTCTACCGGACGAGGCAGCGTCGGCGGGGAGGGTGTCTGGCG
This genomic interval carries:
- a CDS encoding enoyl-CoA hydratase/isomerase family protein — translated: MEEFETVTAEFDAETHVGHLTLNRPDALNALSDQLRRDVVSGLQWLESQGEDDEGIALRAVIVEGADGNFCAGADITEFSDAAPGETSERQHYDFIRQFPVPVIAKIRGYCLGGGLETAMSCDFRFAHEDARLGLPEVNLGIIPGAGGVQFISRLANPSAAMEVAMTGDHISAERAHELRIVNRVHSDDLDDATQAFAEKIAAKPPLAIQAIKDAARISTETGLDEGRKYDRRRFEPLLDTEDHEEGARAFAEDDYTPEFEGR